The proteins below are encoded in one region of Amycolatopsis magusensis:
- a CDS encoding amidohydrolase family protein, whose protein sequence is MIVDVHSHTPTHREAVPPEERRVYPNWRTDRDVTTTNSWADYDREMAAADVSIVFNIAVDDPEPMTGLPYPPERTNDATAEFAAADPARRIGFLSVNPLWDNVFEETERCRELGLRGVKLGPNYQDFDPLSEQALAFYAYCEKEGLPILFHAGASPMRHAPLRYTHPLVADEIALRFPELRIVLAHMGHPWGTDTAVTIRKHPHVYADVSSIYLRPWVCYQSLLAAHEWGCTGKLLLGSDFPIAGTAEAMAGIRRVNDILDGTALPRVPLEQVERIIHADALGALGLSR, encoded by the coding sequence GTGATCGTCGACGTGCATTCCCACACGCCGACGCACCGCGAAGCCGTGCCACCGGAGGAGCGCCGCGTCTACCCGAACTGGCGCACCGACCGCGACGTGACCACGACCAACTCGTGGGCCGACTACGACCGCGAGATGGCGGCCGCCGACGTGTCCATCGTGTTCAACATCGCCGTCGACGACCCGGAACCGATGACCGGCCTGCCGTACCCGCCGGAGCGCACGAACGACGCGACCGCCGAGTTCGCCGCCGCCGACCCGGCCCGCCGCATCGGCTTCCTCTCGGTGAACCCGCTGTGGGACAACGTCTTCGAAGAGACCGAGCGTTGCCGCGAACTCGGCCTGCGCGGGGTCAAGCTCGGGCCGAACTACCAGGACTTCGACCCGCTGAGCGAGCAGGCACTGGCCTTCTACGCCTACTGCGAAAAGGAAGGCTTGCCCATTCTGTTCCACGCCGGCGCCTCACCGATGCGGCACGCGCCCCTGCGCTACACCCATCCGCTGGTCGCCGACGAGATCGCCCTGCGCTTCCCGGAACTGCGCATCGTGCTGGCGCACATGGGTCATCCCTGGGGCACCGACACAGCGGTGACCATCCGCAAGCACCCGCACGTCTACGCCGATGTTTCGTCGATCTACCTGCGCCCGTGGGTCTGCTACCAATCGCTGCTCGCCGCCCACGAATGGGGCTGCACGGGGAAGCTGCTGCTGGGCAGCGACTTCCCGATCGCGGGCACGGCCGAGGCGATGGCGGGCATCCGCCGCGTCAACGACATCCTGGACGGCACGGCGCTGCCCAGGGTGCCGCTGGAGCAGGTCGAGCGGATCATCCACGCGGACGCGCTGGGCGCACTGGGGCTGAGCCGATGA